A genomic segment from Saimiri boliviensis isolate mSaiBol1 chromosome 14, mSaiBol1.pri, whole genome shotgun sequence encodes:
- the TFPT gene encoding TCF3 fusion partner — protein sequence MELEQREGTMAAVGFEEFSAPPGSELALPPLFGGHILESELETEVEFVSGGLGGSGLRERDEEEEAARGRRRRQRELNRRKYQALGRRCREIEQVNERVLNRLHQVQRITRRLQQERRFLMRVLDSYGDDYRASQFTIVLEDEGSQGTDAPTPGNAENEPPEKEALSPPRRTPAPPEPGSPVPVEGPSGRKRRRVPRDGRRAGTALTPELAPVQIKVEEDFGLEADEALDSSWVSRGPDKLLPYPTLASPPSD from the exons GACCATGGCAGCCGTGGGCTTTGAGGAGTTTTCAGCGCCGCCAGGCTCAGAGTTGGCGCTGCCTCCCTTGTTTGGTGGCCACATCCTGGAGAGTGAGCTGGAGACGGAAGTGGAGTTTGTGTCAGGTGGTCTGGGTGGCTCAGGGCTCCGGGAGCGagatgaagaggaagaggcagcCCGGGGTCGGCGGCGGCGCCAGCGGGAATTAAATCGCAGAAAGTACCAGGCACTAGGTCGGCGCTGCCGGGAGATCGAGCAG GTGAACGAGCGGGTCCTGAACAGGCTCCATCAAGTGCAGAGGATCACtcggaggctgcagcaggagcgGAG GTTCCTCATGAGAGTGCTGGACTCCTATGGGGATGACTACCGGGCCAGCCAGTTCACCATCGTGCTGGAG GATGAGGGCAGCCAGGGCACAGATGCCCCCACCCCAGGCAATGCTGAGAATGAGCCTCCAGAGAAAGAGGCACTGTCCCCGCCGAGAAGGACTCCTGCACCCCCAGAACCTGGCAGCCCGGTCCCCGTcgaggggcccagtgggaggaagaggaggcgaGTGCCACGGGATGGACGACGAGCAGGAACTGCGCTGACTCCAGAGCTGGCACCAGTGCAG ATTAAGGTCGAGGAGGACTTTGGCTTGGAAGCGGACGAGGCCCTGGATTCCAGTTGGGTTTCTCGGGGTCCAGACAAACTGCTGCCCTACCCGACCCTAGCCAGCCCACCCTCTGACTGA